In Streptomyces sp. SN-593, a single genomic region encodes these proteins:
- a CDS encoding C40 family peptidase, which yields MASHRKPRTPILASTGARAAVGITTAALASVTLLSETANAAPAKPSISEVKKQVDTLNQQAEVATQQYDQAKEKTAAQRTKTNQLLAQVADKTEQMNESRRVLGQFAAEQYRTGGLGSTTQLLFSDDPQSFLSQNHLLDRLTATQEQALKTFKIQQEQASVQRAQATASLKQLTSSQSTLATQKKNVQTKLAAAQKLLNTLTAAQKAKLAALQRPKTTTSSSSSSSSSSSSGTTPTYTGSATGRAAAAIQFALAQQGKPYVFGATGPSSYDCSGLTQAAYKAAGVSIGRTTWDQAKDGTAVSEADLRPGDLVFFYSGLSHVGIYIGNGNIVHAPHTGASVEVAPLSWMPFATARRIV from the coding sequence TTGGCGTCGCACCGCAAGCCGCGCACCCCGATACTCGCGTCGACGGGCGCGCGGGCCGCCGTCGGGATCACCACCGCGGCCCTGGCATCGGTCACCCTCTTGAGCGAGACGGCGAACGCGGCCCCCGCGAAGCCCTCCATCAGCGAGGTCAAGAAGCAGGTCGACACGCTCAACCAGCAGGCCGAGGTCGCCACCCAGCAGTACGACCAGGCCAAGGAGAAGACGGCGGCGCAGCGCACCAAGACCAACCAGCTGCTCGCCCAGGTCGCCGACAAGACCGAGCAGATGAACGAGTCCCGGCGCGTGCTGGGGCAGTTCGCGGCCGAGCAGTACCGCACCGGCGGTCTCGGCTCCACCACGCAACTGCTCTTCTCGGACGACCCGCAGAGCTTCCTGTCGCAGAACCACCTGCTGGACCGGCTGACCGCCACGCAGGAGCAGGCGCTCAAGACGTTCAAGATCCAGCAGGAGCAGGCGTCCGTCCAGCGCGCCCAGGCCACCGCGAGCCTGAAGCAGCTGACCAGCTCGCAGAGCACGCTCGCCACGCAGAAGAAGAACGTCCAGACGAAGCTCGCCGCCGCGCAGAAGCTGCTCAACACCCTCACCGCCGCGCAGAAGGCCAAGCTCGCCGCGTTGCAGCGGCCGAAGACGACCACGTCGTCGTCCTCGTCGTCCTCCTCCTCGTCGTCGTCCGGCACCACCCCGACCTACACCGGCAGCGCCACCGGCCGCGCGGCCGCCGCGATCCAGTTCGCGCTGGCGCAGCAGGGCAAGCCGTACGTCTTCGGTGCCACCGGCCCCAGTTCGTACGACTGCTCGGGCCTGACCCAGGCCGCCTACAAGGCCGCGGGGGTCAGCATCGGGCGCACCACCTGGGACCAGGCCAAGGACGGCACCGCGGTCTCGGAGGCCGACCTGCGCCCGGGCGACCTGGTGTTCTTCTACTCCGGCCTCAGCCACGTCGGGATCTACATCGGCAACGGCAACATCGTGCACGCCCCGCACACGGGCGCGTCGGTCGAGGTCGCCCCGCTGAGCTGGATGCCGTTCGCCACGGCGCGCCGCATCGTCTGA